A window of Streptomyces marispadix contains these coding sequences:
- a CDS encoding MarR family winged helix-turn-helix transcriptional regulator: protein MADKTTQASGMAAPPAALLAAPGYQVRRLYQAYLAAWVRSVDPTLTGPQFAVLTAVDAAPGHDQSAMASAVALDTSTMADVARRLEKRGLIVRRTAADDGRRKLLYLTDEGERALREAEDRVRALDERLLKHYAPGAERSRLMRELTGLADHWETLSGDT, encoded by the coding sequence ATGGCTGACAAAACCACACAGGCCTCCGGCATGGCCGCCCCGCCCGCGGCGCTGCTCGCCGCTCCCGGATATCAGGTCCGCCGTCTCTACCAGGCGTATCTCGCGGCATGGGTACGCAGCGTCGACCCGACGCTGACCGGCCCGCAGTTCGCGGTGCTCACCGCCGTGGACGCCGCTCCGGGCCACGACCAGAGCGCCATGGCCTCGGCGGTGGCGCTGGACACGTCGACGATGGCCGATGTCGCACGGCGCCTGGAGAAGCGCGGGCTGATAGTCCGCCGTACCGCCGCCGACGACGGCCGCCGCAAGCTTCTCTATCTCACGGACGAGGGCGAGCGCGCCCTGCGGGAGGCCGAGGACCGTGTGCGGGCCCTGGACGAGCGGCTGCTGAAGCACTACGCGCCGGGCGCGGAACGCAGCCGTCTGATGCGGGAGTTGACGGGGCTGGCGGACCACTGGGAGACGCTGTCCGGGGACACCTGA
- a CDS encoding S1 family peptidase, with protein MRITRTTPHRTFARRVRLIAVTSGFAVAAALALPASGASAAEPAPTEFSSAALSDASKALRTAHIGGVAWYTDKKADKVVVTVDSTVSKADLAKVKKEAGVNAGAYEIKRTPGKFTKLIAGGEAITTGGARCSLGFNVQDGNGTKYALTAGHCTNIGSTWSIGTTAGSSFPGNDYGIIRHSDPNAADGRVYLYNGSYQEITGAGNASVGQSVQRSGSTTGVHGGTVTGLNATVDYGPDGIVSGLIQTNVCAEPGDSGGSLFAGSTALGMTSGGSGNCSSGGTTFFQPVTEALSAYGVSII; from the coding sequence GTGAGGATCACGCGCACCACCCCCCATCGCACCTTTGCGAGACGCGTGAGGCTGATCGCAGTGACATCCGGCTTCGCGGTCGCCGCGGCGCTCGCCCTCCCGGCGAGCGGTGCCTCCGCTGCCGAGCCGGCCCCCACCGAGTTCAGCTCCGCCGCGCTCAGCGACGCGAGCAAGGCTCTGCGCACCGCTCACATCGGCGGCGTCGCCTGGTACACCGACAAGAAGGCCGACAAGGTCGTCGTGACGGTGGACAGCACGGTCTCCAAGGCCGACCTCGCCAAGGTCAAGAAGGAAGCCGGCGTCAACGCCGGTGCCTACGAGATCAAGCGCACCCCCGGCAAGTTCACCAAGCTCATAGCCGGAGGCGAGGCCATCACCACGGGCGGCGCCCGCTGCTCTCTCGGCTTCAACGTGCAGGACGGAAACGGCACCAAGTACGCCCTGACGGCCGGTCACTGCACCAACATCGGCAGCACCTGGTCGATCGGCACTACGGCCGGCAGCAGCTTCCCCGGCAACGACTACGGCATCATCCGCCACTCCGACCCGAACGCCGCCGACGGCAGGGTCTACCTCTACAACGGCTCGTACCAGGAGATCACCGGCGCCGGAAACGCCTCCGTCGGCCAGTCCGTGCAGCGCAGCGGCAGCACGACGGGCGTGCACGGCGGCACCGTCACCGGCCTGAACGCGACCGTCGACTACGGCCCCGACGGCATCGTCTCCGGTCTCATCCAGACCAACGTCTGCGCCGAGCCCGGCGACAGCGGCGGTTCGCTCTTCGCGGGCAGCACCGCCCTCGGTATGACCTCCGGCGGCAGCGGCAACTGCTCGTCCGGCGGTACGACGTTCTTCCAGCCGGTCACCGAGGCACTGAGCGCGTACGGAGTGAGCATCATCTGA